A segment of the Aureimonas sp. SA4125 genome:
GCAGAGGCGAGCCGGCTCATCGAGGGTGGCGCGAGCCCGCGCGGCATCTCGGCCCTGGTGCGTGCGGCGCGGGTGCGCGCCTGGCTCGAAGGCCGATCCTGCGTGGTCCCGGAGGACATCCGCGCCGTCTTCGCGGCGGTCATGTCGCACCGGATCTTCCTCGCGCCCATCTACGAGATCCGCCGCGAAGCGCTGATCGCGGAGCTTTTCGCCGCCGTCTTCGCGACGATCCCGACGCCGGCATGAAGCCCGCGATGCCGGTCCCGGCGGGAATGGACGAGGATATCGACGCCTTCGCCGACATGCGCTACCGGCTGGCGCGGCGCACCCGCAGTGCCCGGATCGGCGGCCATCGCGGCGGCGGGCTCGGGGGCGACGGCCGCTTTCACGGCCTCGCGCCGCTCGTCGACCATCCCGACCCACGGCACATCGATATGTCAGCGACCATCCGCGACCCCGGCGGCAACGTCTTCGTGCGCCGGTTCCGCCAGCCGGCGTGCGCGACGGTCTACGCGCTTCTCGATCTGTCGGCCTCGATGGGTCTCGTCGGCCGCGTCGACCGCTTCGCGCTCGCCTCCCTCCTCGTGGCGGGCCTTGCCCGGATGGTGCGCCGCTCCGGCGACCGTTTCGGCCTGATCGCCGCAGGCGGCGCGGCGCGTGATCCGAGCCATTTCCAGACCCCAGAGCCATCCCTCGGTCCGAACACGGGGGCGCCCCCCGGGCCGGATTTGACCGTGCCGGCCAATCGGCGGTCGGACCTGCCCGGCGAATTGCGCCGCGCCCTGGGCGAGCGCCGCCCGGCCGGACAAGGCATCGCCCCGCTCATCGACACCGCGCGCGAAAATCTTCCCCGTCGGCCTACGCTGGTCTTTCTCGTCTCCGACTTCCAGTTTGAGACGGCCGATCTCGCGCGCCTTCTCGGCGATCTCTCGCTGCACGACGTGCGGCCGATCCTCCTGCGCGACAGCCTCGCGGAAAACCCGCCGCAGCGCTTCGGCTTCGCGCGCCTTCGCGACGCCGAGACCGGGCGCTCAAGGACGATCCTGACCCGTCGCGCCACCCTCGCGCGCTGGCAAGAGGAATCGTCGCGTCACCTGTCTGCCGTGCGATCGACCTTCGCCCAGCACGGCCTGTCGCCGATCGAGATCGTCGACCAGATCGACGTGGACGGCTTCTTCGAGGCACTGGCCGCGCAGGGTATCGTCTCGTGAGGCGCGGCGCGATGCCAGCTCTCGCGATCTCGATCGCCTTGTCGATCCCGATGCCGGGGCTGGCGCAGGAGACAGGTGAGGCGACGGTCGAGTCGCGTTTGCCGCGCACCGTCGGCTATTTCGTCGGAGACAGGCTCGACTATGCCGGGACGATCACGGTGCCCGACGGTTTCGACATCGATCTGGCGTCGAGGCCGCGGCCGCGCGATCTCGACTACTGGCTGGAACTCCAACGCGTTTCGATCGAGCCGGCGAGGAAGGGCTCCGGCCGGCGCTTCGAGGTCATGCTGGGCTACCAGACCTTCTACGTTCCGCTGGAGCCGCGCGAGCTGCGCATCCCGCCGGTGACGATCGGGTTTCGACGGCAGGAGGACGGCGCGCGGATCGAAGCGACACTGCCCGGCTTTTCCTTCATCAGTTCGCCGTTGCGCCCCATTCTCGAACGCAGCTCGCCGCAAGCCATGCGGCCGGACGCGGCCCTCGTCGTCGGGGATACCCGTCCCGCGCAATGGCGCACCGGTATCGCCGTCGGTGCAAGCCTTGCCCTTTTCGGCATGCTCGCCGCCTATCGCGGCTGGTTGCCGACCGGCAGACGCCGTCCCCGACCTCTCGGCCTTGCCGCAAGACACATCGCCGGTCTGCGGCCGCAGACGTCGCGCGATGCCTACCGGGCTGCTCTCCTCGAGCTCCACCGGGGTCTCGACGCCGCTGCCGGCCGCCGCCTTCTTGCGGACGATCTCGCGAACCTTCTCCGCGAGCACCCGCGATTTGCGGAAGCGGCGGCAGATCTCGGCCGCTTCTTCGCCGCTTCCCGTCTTCTCTATTTCAGCGACGATCCCGCTGGCGCCGCAGCCGCCCTTCCCGCTCGCGACATCGTCCTCCTCGCCGGCCTCCTCGCCGCGATCGAGAGGGCGCCATGACGCATTTTCTTGATGGCCTCGCGGTCGATCGCCCTCTCGTGCTCGTGCTCCTGGCGCTGGCCATCTTGCCGTTCCTCCTGTCCGTCCTCGCGGTGTCGCCGACACCCTGGTCGGCCCTGACCCCGGCCGACGGCGCGTCGCGGGCGGCGAATCTCGCGATCCGCGGCCTTACCGGCCTCGCCTGCGCAGCCCTCGTCCTCGCGCTCGCGGGTCTCCACCGCACGGACCAGATCATCGCGCGCACCGGCGTCGGCGCTCATCTCGTGCTGCTCATCGACCGGTCGAGCAGCATGGACAACACATTCGCGAACCGCCGACCCGACGGCACCCAGGAAGCCAAGGCCTCGGCGGCCAAGCGCCTGATCCTCGATTTCGTCAGGAGCCGCCCGCGCGACCGGATCGGCGTCGCCACCTTCTCGACGGCGCCGATGCAGGCCGTTCCCCTCACGGACAGAAAGGGCCTCGTCGAGGCCGCGCTTGCCACGATGGACGAACCGGGCCTTGCCCAGACCAATGTCGGGCGCGGCCTTGCCATGGCGGTCGCCATGTTTGGGCGCGAGACAGGCTCGGCTTCGCGCGCCGTCATTCTCGTCTCGGACGGGGCCGGTGTCATCAGCCGCGACGTCCAGGCACAACTGCGCGAGATGATCGCCCGCGAGCCGGTGAACCTCTATTGGCTGTTCCTGCGCTCGGAGGGCGCGAAAGGGCTTTTCGAGCCGCCCGCGCGCGGCGAGCAGGATACGCCGCAGGTCCGTCCGGAACGCCATCTCAACCTGTTCCTGCAGACGCTCGGCGTGCCCTATCGGGCCTTCGAGGCCGAAAGCCCCGATGCCGTCGCCGCTGCCATCGCCGAGATCGACCGCCTCGAGGCCAAGCCCCTGACCTATGTGGAACGCCTTCCGAGGCTCGAACTGGCCGCCGCCGCCTATTGGACGGCGCTCGGCGCCATCGCCGTGCTTCTCGTCGTCAAGCTGCTCGAGCACGCCCCCTTCGAGAGCACCGCGCCGCTGCCGCTGCTGCGCCGGCGCGAGCCGTCGCCCGGGCGTCCGGCCATTCCCCGCGAAGGGAGTATCCGGCAATGAGCGCCCTCGCCTCCCCGGACCGGCACCGGCAGGGCCCGGCGCCAGGACGCCTGCGGGTGCAGCTCCTGACTGCAAGGCGCCGCGACGTGCTGGTTTCGGGCGTGCTGTTGGCGATGCTCCTCTCTGTGTCGGGCTTTGCCGCGTGGTCGGCGGCAGATCTCCTTCGCGAGCGGGCGGTCAACGAGGACATCCGCGCGCTGGCCGCAGGCCGCGACGTCGCCATCGGCGAGGACGCTTCCGCACGGCTCCTCGTCGCGCGGGCAAAATTCCTTTTCGACCGCGACCGGATCGAGGAGGCCGAGGTCCTGGCGCCGCGCATGGACGCTGCCTCCGACGAGGCCGCCAAGGCCGATTTCTTCCACGACCTCGGCAATGCGCGGCTCCGGGCAGCTTTCCGCCTGATCGAGGACAACGACATCACGGGCGCCACGCCGGTCGTGCGCCTCGCCCAGGAGGATTATGCCGCGGCGCTGCGGATCGATCCGGCGCGCTGGGATACCAAGTACAATCTCGACATGGCCAGCCGCCTCGTGCGGACCTTTCCGCGTCCCGTGCAGGAGGAGCAGCCCGGCGAGCGCCCGCGCAATATCTGGACGGACATGCCCGGCCTGCCGCGGGGTCTGCCGTGACGTCTTCTGCCCGCGAATGGCTCGCGGCACGTCCCGCCTCCCTCTGGTGGCTCGTCCTTGCCGCCGCCTGCGTCATTGTCGCGCTCGCGCGGCCGCAGATGGTGCGCGAGGAGTCGCTGCGCGATCTCCTGTTCGTGGTCGATATCACCGGCAGCATGAATGTGCGGGACTACGAGGCTGCAGGCGAGCCGGCGTCGCGCCTCGACGTCGTCAAGGCGGAGGTCGTTCGCATCCTGAAAGACCTGCCTTGCGGCTCCCGGGCGGGGCTTGCGATCTTTACCGAAAGGCGCAGTTTCCCGCTGTTTTCACCGGCCGAGGTCTGCGGGAACCTCGCCCCCATGGCCGAGGCGATCATGGCGCTCCACTGGCGCATGGGCTGGGATGGCGATAGCCGGGTCTCCGCCGGGCTGCAGAGCGCGGTGTCGCTCGCCGCATCCTTCGGGGCCGATCTCGTCTTTCTCACCGACGGCCACGAGGCACCGCCGCTACCCTACGAGGGAAGACGGGCGATCAGGAGCGAAAAGACGATTGGCGGCGTCATCGCCGGCGTCGGCGGCCCGAAGCCGGCGCCAATTCCCCGATATGACGAGGACGGCCGTGAGATTGGGTTCTACAGCGTCACCGACATGATCCACGGCTCGCGCGTCGGCATGGCGCCGCCCACCGCCAGCCTGGCACCTGGATTTCACCCGCGCAACAATCCCTACGGCGAAGCCGACCTCAGCGGCATCGAACATCTGAGCGCGGTCCGCAGCAGCTATCTCGTGGAGATGGCGGCGGAGGCCGGTCTTGGCTACGCGCCGCTCGACAGGGGGCCGGCGCTCGAGAAGGCGATCGCGGATGCCGGCAGAAGCCGCATCGCGCGCGTGCGCATCTCGCTCGATCCGATCTTCGCCGCCCTCGCGTTCGCAGCGCTCCTCGCCGCGCATCTCTCGGCCTTTCGTTGGCCCGCTGCCGTGCGCCGCATCCTCATCCCGGCCATCGCCACCCGGCCTCTCGCCTCCTTCAGCCGGCGGGCAGGACAGTCGGCCTCGGCGCCGCGAGCCGCAGCCACTCAGAAGATGCGGGCGCCGCGGCTCCCGCGCGGGCGCCATGCCACGCCAAGAAAGGACTGATCCATGTTTCGAGCCCTGGCTTTCGCCACGACTGCAACTCTCGCAGCTCTCCTCACACCACTCGCTTTTTCGGGCACGGCGAGCGCGCATGGCCCGACACCGCAGAAGATGGATCAGTCGATCACCATCGCGGCGCCGGCCGAAAAGGTCTGGGCCGTCGTCGGCGATTTCGCGGGCATCGCCGCATGGAACCCGGCGATCAAATCGGCCGAGGCGACGGGCGGCACCGAACGCGGCGCGACGCGAAGCCTCACGCTCGAAAAGGGCGCGATCACCGAAAGCCTCGACAGCTACAGCGCCGAGCGAAGGGTCTATTCCTTCCGCCTCTCGCGCGAGAATGTCGCGGCCTTCCCCGTCTCCTTCTACACGGCCAAGATCACCGTTACCGAAGCGGGCGACGAGAGCACGGTCAGGTGGATCGGCCGCTTCTACCGCGGCGATACGGGCAATTTCCCCTCGCCCGAACAGGACGACGCCGCCGCGACGACGGCGATGAC
Coding sequences within it:
- a CDS encoding DUF58 domain-containing protein, which encodes MKPAMPVPAGMDEDIDAFADMRYRLARRTRSARIGGHRGGGLGGDGRFHGLAPLVDHPDPRHIDMSATIRDPGGNVFVRRFRQPACATVYALLDLSASMGLVGRVDRFALASLLVAGLARMVRRSGDRFGLIAAGGAARDPSHFQTPEPSLGPNTGAPPGPDLTVPANRRSDLPGELRRALGERRPAGQGIAPLIDTARENLPRRPTLVFLVSDFQFETADLARLLGDLSLHDVRPILLRDSLAENPPQRFGFARLRDAETGRSRTILTRRATLARWQEESSRHLSAVRSTFAQHGLSPIEIVDQIDVDGFFEALAAQGIVS
- a CDS encoding nonribosomal peptide synthetase MxaA produces the protein MPALAISIALSIPMPGLAQETGEATVESRLPRTVGYFVGDRLDYAGTITVPDGFDIDLASRPRPRDLDYWLELQRVSIEPARKGSGRRFEVMLGYQTFYVPLEPRELRIPPVTIGFRRQEDGARIEATLPGFSFISSPLRPILERSSPQAMRPDAALVVGDTRPAQWRTGIAVGASLALFGMLAAYRGWLPTGRRRPRPLGLAARHIAGLRPQTSRDAYRAALLELHRGLDAAAGRRLLADDLANLLREHPRFAEAAADLGRFFAASRLLYFSDDPAGAAAALPARDIVLLAGLLAAIERAP
- a CDS encoding vWA domain-containing protein; the encoded protein is MTHFLDGLAVDRPLVLVLLALAILPFLLSVLAVSPTPWSALTPADGASRAANLAIRGLTGLACAALVLALAGLHRTDQIIARTGVGAHLVLLIDRSSSMDNTFANRRPDGTQEAKASAAKRLILDFVRSRPRDRIGVATFSTAPMQAVPLTDRKGLVEAALATMDEPGLAQTNVGRGLAMAVAMFGRETGSASRAVILVSDGAGVISRDVQAQLREMIAREPVNLYWLFLRSEGAKGLFEPPARGEQDTPQVRPERHLNLFLQTLGVPYRAFEAESPDAVAAAIAEIDRLEAKPLTYVERLPRLELAAAAYWTALGAIAVLLVVKLLEHAPFESTAPLPLLRRREPSPGRPAIPREGSIRQ
- a CDS encoding vWA domain-containing protein, which translates into the protein MTSSAREWLAARPASLWWLVLAAACVIVALARPQMVREESLRDLLFVVDITGSMNVRDYEAAGEPASRLDVVKAEVVRILKDLPCGSRAGLAIFTERRSFPLFSPAEVCGNLAPMAEAIMALHWRMGWDGDSRVSAGLQSAVSLAASFGADLVFLTDGHEAPPLPYEGRRAIRSEKTIGGVIAGVGGPKPAPIPRYDEDGREIGFYSVTDMIHGSRVGMAPPTASLAPGFHPRNNPYGEADLSGIEHLSAVRSSYLVEMAAEAGLGYAPLDRGPALEKAIADAGRSRIARVRISLDPIFAALAFAALLAAHLSAFRWPAAVRRILIPAIATRPLASFSRRAGQSASAPRAAATQKMRAPRLPRGRHATPRKD
- a CDS encoding SRPBCC family protein, with amino-acid sequence MFRALAFATTATLAALLTPLAFSGTASAHGPTPQKMDQSITIAAPAEKVWAVVGDFAGIAAWNPAIKSAEATGGTERGATRSLTLEKGAITESLDSYSAERRVYSFRLSRENVAAFPVSFYTAKITVTEAGDESTVRWIGRFYRGDTGNFPSPEQDDAAATTAMTDYIETALAGLKTKVEGEN